CGCATGAAGAAGATACTTGTCAATGAGCACAGGGTGATCTTCACTGGCTTTAACTGCGTAAACCATATAGTTCTCAAGTGATTCCCTGTCGTACACAATCTCCATCGCACGCCCCCCGAGGACATATGAAGGGCGCACAACCACAGGGTAGCCGATTTGGTCTGCAATTTTATATGCTTCGTCAGCCGCTTTTGCTATACCGTTTGCCGGCTGCATGATATCAAGCTTTTCCATAAGTGCCTTGAAACGCTCTCTGTCTTCTGCACAGTCGATGCTGTCAGGAGATGTCCCAAGGATAGGCACCCCTGCCCTTTCGAGGGGCACAGCCAGCTTCAGAGGCGTCTGTCCGCCGAACTGGACAATAACACCGTCAGGATTTTCTTTCTGAACTATATTCAGAACATGTTCTCTGGTGAGGGGTTCAAAATAAAGTCTGTCAGAGGTGTCATAGTCTGTAGAGACAGTTTCAGGGTTACAGTTTACCATAATAGTTTCAAACCCCATCTCTTCAAGCGCAAAAGAGGCGTGCACACAGCAGTAGTCAAACTCAATCCCCTGACCTATACGGTTAGGACCACCACCGAGGATCATGATTTTTTTTCTGTCTGTGGGTTCTGCCTCACATTCTTTTTCATATGTGCTGTAAAGGTATGGCGTAAAGGACTCAAATTCTGCACCGCATGTATCCACACGCTTATAGACGACTTTACCTTTTGTTTTCTCCCATACATCAAGCTCGCTGCATCCTAAAAGTGCAGCAAGACGTTTGTCAGAGAAACCATACTCTTTCGCTTTTTTAAATACAGCTTCGTCTATTGTCATAATAGTGAGCGTTTGCAGCTCGGCTTCAAAATCTATTATCTGTTTGATGTTATGAAGAAACCACGGGTCGATAAAGCAAAGTGAATGAACCTCTTCTATACTCCACCCAAGGCGGAAAGCTTCCGCAACATACCACATACGCTCAGCAGTCGGTCTGCGGAGCAGAGCTCTGATCTCGTCCTGTGCTTTCTCTGTTTTCAGTTCTTCGTCAGTAAAAACAGGATCGAATCCACATTTACCGATCTCAAGGGAGCTTATAGCTTTCTGGAGGGATTCTTTGAATGTACGTCCGATAGCCATAGCCTCACCAACTGACTTCATCTGAGTTGTAAGAGTGTCGTCAGCGCCAGGAAATTTTTCGAAGGTGAATCTCGGCCATTTGGTAACGCAATAATCTATGGTCGGCTCAAAAGACGCAGGAGTCTTAAGAGTGATGTCATTTTTAAGTTCGTCGAGAGTATAGCCTACAGCGAGTTTAGCAGCTATTTTTGCAATCGGAAAGCCTGTGGCTTTTGAGGCAAGAGCAGAGCTTCTGGAAACTCTCGGGTTCATCTCAATAATAATCTGGTCACCGTTGGCAGGGTTTACAGCAAACTGAACATTCGAACCGCCTGTGTCAACGCCTATCTCACGGATAACTTTGATAGCGGCGTTACGCAGTTCCTGATATTCCTTGTCTGTAAGTGTCTGGGCAGGAGCAACAGTTATACTGTCGCCCGTATGGACGCCCATTGCATCAACATTTTCGATGGAACAGATGATAACAACATTGTCGTTAAGGTCACGCATGACCTCAAGCTCATACTCTTTCCAGCCGAGAACAGATTTCTCAACGAGAATCTCTGTTACAGGCGATGCTTCGAGTCCCCATTCGACATATTCTTTGTATTCTTCCATATTATAGGCAACGTTACCGCCTGTCCCGCCGAGTGTGAATGACGGACGGATAATTGCCGGAAATCCAATTTCATCAATACAGTCAAGGGCATCCTGATATGTATTACAAACCGCACTGGCAGGGAGGTGCAGTCCTATCTTAGTCATTGCCTGTTTGAACAGTTCCCTGTCTTCAGCCTTGTCGATGGCTTCTATTTTCGCACCGATCAGCTCAACATTGTATTTCTCAAGCAGACCGGCATCATTAATCTCTTTTGCAAGGTTAAGAGCAGTCTGACCGCCCACAGTGGGCAGGATTGCGTCAGGGCGTTCTTTCTCAAGTATTTTTTCCGCCATTTCAACAGTGAGCGGTTCGATGTAGGTCGCATCGGCTATCTCAGGGTCTGTCATGATGGTTGCAGGGTTGGAGTTGATAAGAATAACTCTGTAGCCCTCTTCTTTCAGAGCTTTTACAGCCTGTGTGCCGGAATAATCAAACTCACACGCCTGACCAATAACGATCGGACCGGAACCTATAATCATAATTGATTTCAAATCTTCTCTTTTTGGCAATTTAACCCTCCAAGGTTGCACCCTGAGGCATATTACTATGCAACAAGTTTTTTATGCTTTTATATCTTATAAACTGCTTCTGACAGCAGCGATATTATCGTAATCTATGCCCTTTACAAAAACCGTAGGGCAAAACTTCAATTTTTTAACAAATCTGGATGATAATTACAAGGATATATTAGATTATTTTTTTATGGAGTCATACTGAAACTTGATAATTTTATAAATTCCCACGAGTAAACCCGAAGTTCTATTGCTTCGCACGTGCTTAACACACGAAGTTACAACTTTATTGTCACAGCTAGAGCATATGCAAAATACGTCGCTGAACCCCCCAGGGTGTGGCAGTATTTGGACTCGCTGGTTAATCCTGAGATTGCTTCGTTATTACATTCTTCGCAATGACTTATAAGCTCTAAAGCTGTGATTAGCTCATTCATCCACGCATAGATTTGCACTTCTGATCATTTCAGAAGCACTTTCACCAAAGTAGCGTTTAAACTCCCTGCTGAACTGAGAAACGCTTTCATAGCCCACTTCCTGTGCGGCTAAATATGCTTTCAACCTTTTGTTAACTATGAGGTCTTTCGCTTTTGTAAGCCTGACTTTCTTTAAATACTGCATGGGCGGCTCGGATGTCACTTCTTTAAAAGCACGATGAAAAGAGGAAACACTCATATTCGCATATTCAGCAAGATAGTTTACATCAAGCTTATCGTTGTAGTTTATATGAATACGGCGCAGTACATGGGCAATATTTGCAAAACTGCCGTCAAATCCAGCAAGGGCATACAAAAGGTGAGCCTGACTCCCCTTAAGAGCTCTGTAAAGTATTTCTTTCACAAGCCCGGTTCCTAAAACTTTCACGTCTGTCTCAGACCGCAGAATGTTCAGCAGACGACTGACCGCATCAAACATTTCATTATCCATTACAGCCGGACCAACTGTTTGGGGAAGCTTTCCGCCACTGACAGTTCTTACCTGACTTCCCATGGCATGTATAACCTCATGAAGCATTGCCATATCAATATCTATAAAGATGCCAAGCAGAGGATTATTTTCATCAGCAAAAGTGCAGCACTCAAAAGGAGTGGCTATTGATACAACAAGGTAATTTTCAGGATCATATCTGAATGTTCTGTCTCCGACATAGCCGACTTTGTGCCCTTGTGCTATAATGCACATACACGGGTCATACAAAAGAGGTTCACGGGGTCTCTCGTGAGTGACTTTAAACAATCTGACACTTTCAAGAAGTGATTGCGTTACCCCCTCTTTGAGGTCAAACTGATTTAGGATTTCTGCATGTTGATTCACTAGACGACTCCGCATCATGGCAGTATTTGATATGTTTTTATGAGTCTTTAAGGTCATAAAGTATAGCATTTGAAAGGATTATGCAATTTATATATAGAATCAGGTATTAAAAATATTTCTTAATGCTCTATATTAGATAAGTAACAAATATATAAAGAGGAGACACAATGAATAACTTCGTTTTTTGCAATCCCACAAAGATAGTTTTCGGCAAGGGACAGGTTCAGCAGTTGAACAGCCTCATACCTGAAAATGCTAAGGTACTTATAACATACGGCGGTGGAAGTATCTTCAAAAATGGTGTGATGAACGCTGTTAAAGAGGAGCTAGCCAAGTCAGACAGAAAGGTATTTGAGTTCGGAGGTATAGAGCCGAACCCAAAATTTGAAACCCTTATGAAAGCTGTGGAAATTGTCAGAAAAGAGGGTATAGACTTCCTTCTGGCTGTTGGCGGGGGCTCTGTTATGGATGGGACAAAATTCATAGCAATAACAGCTCCGGCAAAAGAGTTCTATGGCAAAGAGGAAGAGCTTCTATATTTTGGCGCTAAAGGAACTCCTGTGAAAAATGTTCTCCCGTTAGGCACAGTTGCGACCCTCCCTGCTACAGGATCAGAGATGAACAATGGGGGCGTTGTAACAAAAGGGACAGATAAAATGCCCGTATTTAATGCAGGGACATTCCCAGTTTTTTCAATACTTGATCCGGAATATACATATTCATTGCCTGCAACACAAGTTGCAAATGGCGTTGTAGACACATTCGTACACACGGTAGAGCAATATGTTACATACCCTGTTGACGGTAGATTTCAGGACAGGACATCCGAAGGGATACTTCAGACTCTTATAGAAATTGGCAGCAAAACTATCGAAGACCCCAAAGACTATGACTCACGTGCAAACCTTGTATGGTGTTCAACTATGGCGCT
This window of the Denitrovibrio acetiphilus DSM 12809 genome carries:
- the carB gene encoding carbamoyl-phosphate synthase large subunit codes for the protein MPKREDLKSIMIIGSGPIVIGQACEFDYSGTQAVKALKEEGYRVILINSNPATIMTDPEIADATYIEPLTVEMAEKILEKERPDAILPTVGGQTALNLAKEINDAGLLEKYNVELIGAKIEAIDKAEDRELFKQAMTKIGLHLPASAVCNTYQDALDCIDEIGFPAIIRPSFTLGGTGGNVAYNMEEYKEYVEWGLEASPVTEILVEKSVLGWKEYELEVMRDLNDNVVIICSIENVDAMGVHTGDSITVAPAQTLTDKEYQELRNAAIKVIREIGVDTGGSNVQFAVNPANGDQIIIEMNPRVSRSSALASKATGFPIAKIAAKLAVGYTLDELKNDITLKTPASFEPTIDYCVTKWPRFTFEKFPGADDTLTTQMKSVGEAMAIGRTFKESLQKAISSLEIGKCGFDPVFTDEELKTEKAQDEIRALLRRPTAERMWYVAEAFRLGWSIEEVHSLCFIDPWFLHNIKQIIDFEAELQTLTIMTIDEAVFKKAKEYGFSDKRLAALLGCSELDVWEKTKGKVVYKRVDTCGAEFESFTPYLYSTYEKECEAEPTDRKKIMILGGGPNRIGQGIEFDYCCVHASFALEEMGFETIMVNCNPETVSTDYDTSDRLYFEPLTREHVLNIVQKENPDGVIVQFGGQTPLKLAVPLERAGVPILGTSPDSIDCAEDRERFKALMEKLDIMQPANGIAKAADEAYKIADQIGYPVVVRPSYVLGGRAMEIVYDRESLENYMVYAVKASEDHPVLIDKYLLHATEVDVDSISDGETCVIGSIMQHIEEAGVHSGDSACSIPTRTINDAVKAELMTKTKQIAKELNVVGLMNIQYAIKDDQIYMLEVNPRASRTIPFVSKSIGVPLAKMAAKVMAGAKLKDLGFTKEVEINYHTVKESVFPFVKFPGTDIVLGPEMKSTGEVMGIDYDYGAAQYKAQLAAGNKLPKQGLVFISVNDAVKPDILKIAKDLQALGFGIISTSGTYNYLTENGFEVEKVAKVHEGVRPNVVDKIKNGKIAFVINIPEGKKSRLDSESIRRVMLSYSVPYVTSVEAASASVIAIKASQKGVTVTPLQEFYTRGK
- a CDS encoding AraC family transcriptional regulator, yielding MNQHAEILNQFDLKEGVTQSLLESVRLFKVTHERPREPLLYDPCMCIIAQGHKVGYVGDRTFRYDPENYLVVSIATPFECCTFADENNPLLGIFIDIDMAMLHEVIHAMGSQVRTVSGGKLPQTVGPAVMDNEMFDAVSRLLNILRSETDVKVLGTGLVKEILYRALKGSQAHLLYALAGFDGSFANIAHVLRRIHINYNDKLDVNYLAEYANMSVSSFHRAFKEVTSEPPMQYLKKVRLTKAKDLIVNKRLKAYLAAQEVGYESVSQFSREFKRYFGESASEMIRSANLCVDE
- a CDS encoding iron-containing alcohol dehydrogenase, which gives rise to MNNFVFCNPTKIVFGKGQVQQLNSLIPENAKVLITYGGGSIFKNGVMNAVKEELAKSDRKVFEFGGIEPNPKFETLMKAVEIVRKEGIDFLLAVGGGSVMDGTKFIAITAPAKEFYGKEEELLYFGAKGTPVKNVLPLGTVATLPATGSEMNNGGVVTKGTDKMPVFNAGTFPVFSILDPEYTYSLPATQVANGVVDTFVHTVEQYVTYPVDGRFQDRTSEGILQTLIEIGSKTIEDPKDYDSRANLVWCSTMALNGLIGSGVPQDWSVHMIGHEMTALYGIDHAKTLAVVLPAMWRVRKDQKREKLLQYGERIFGITSGSEDERIEAAIVKTEEFFNSLGIKTRLSDYGLKSADIKDILANLEKHKMLALSERGDVDLKVSEQVLKTAL